In the genome of Cryptococcus deuterogattii R265 chromosome 6, complete sequence, one region contains:
- a CDS encoding pre-rRNA-processing protein TSR1 — translation MSGHSHRPTLKQSNKGFKSKHASKGSLKAAAKGKVSSSAHSHGIKSAVGNSKKARLNANAQKRTAKRQAVVQDQKFFSTSSGGGHVPRIVSVIPLSTSISPRTFIANLLPSLGLDESELQEISAALSDYGSYLLRAPRYKTSLQINLLPPLSVYPTLDAAFVSDYIVFLMSSVDEVQLQGETVLRSLQGQVGGAEIVACVQAPESNPLRPDTRQLIHKSLLSFTKYFFPSVGKIYSSDTPQESLLLARALCEAAPKGMKGDDGRAYIVAENSNSIRWAGSGIQTEDGQEKGQLEIIGTVRGGGTLSADRLVHIPGSGDYQVAAILSAPLPSKRQQTQIATNDTLSVPTEDADDLTATNVPDLLANEQTWPTEEEMAGGMERTVEEPVVKKRVKRVPKGTSAYQAAWIVDDDEEGDAEDLSDDESMAASGDEAASAGERSVTEDEEEFEDVEVDSRQEAAHKDLDPEQEEADYEAYLKERSKADKEDAMFPDEVDTPRHIPARTRFQRYRGLKSFRTSPWDPYEDLPIDYAKIFQFENFAATSKRIQLEGARDGVKTGTRVILVLRDVPRSVIVDRETGVPFIVHGLLRHEHKQSVLHFVVQRNTEYTEPVKAKEPLVLCVGPRRYVVRPLYSQHVRGGGKGANNVHKSEKFLRPGAATVMSIFGPICFGKNPCLLMKDRGTKAVPDLVAMGSFLSSDPTRIIAKRIILTGHPVKIHKKTATIRYMFFNREDIEYFKSVQLHTKYGKIGNIKESLGTHGYFKAHFDGPIQQMDTICMSLYKRQYPKWSEEFRPAQLGVGAIEKAGEDMMETDQ, via the exons ATGTCAGGCCACAGTCACCGTCCCACTCTCAAACAG TCAAACAAGGGCTTCAAGTCAAAGCATGCTTCGAAGGGCTCTTTGAAAGCTGCTGCCAAAG GCAAAGTTTCTAGTTCGGCCCATTCTCATGGTATTAAAAGTGCCGTCGGCAATTCCAAAAAGGCTAGGCTCAATGCCAACGCTCAGAAGAGGACCGCGAAGAGACAGGCAGTTGTTCAGGATCAAAAGTTTTTCTCAACTAGTAGTGGAGGAG GCCACGTTCCTCGAATTGTGTCCGTTATCCCTCTTTCGACTTCGATTTCCCCTCGAACTTTCATTGCGAACCTTTTGCCTTCCTTGGGCCTTGACGAATCTGAATTGCAAGAGATTTCTGCTGCACTTTCTGACTATGGAAGCTACCTTCTTCGAGCGCCTCGCTACAAGACCTCCCTACAAATCAACCTTTTGCCGCCTCTTTCAGTCTACCCTACATTGGATGCTGCTTTTGTCAGCGACTACATTGTTTTTCTAATGAGTAGCGTGGATGAGGTTCAACTGCAAGGTGAGACTGTTTTAAGGTCATTGCAGGGTCAGGTTGGGGGCGCAGAGATTGTTGCTTGCGTTCAG GCACCTGAATCAAACCCTCTCCGTCCTGATACTCGACAACTCATCCATAAATCACTCTTGTCGTTCACCAAAtactttttcccttctgtTGGCAAAATATATTCATCCGACACTCCTCAAGAATCTTTGTTACTTGCACGAGCATTGTGTGAGGCAGCACCCAAGGGCATGAAGGGTGACGATGGGCGCGCATACATTGTTGCGGAGAACTCTAATTCAATTAGATGGGCAGGCAGTGGAATCCAGACGGAAGATGGTCAAGAAAAGGGGCAACTGGAAATCATTGGCACTGTCAGAGGTGGGGGCACTCTGAGCGCTGACAGATTAGTACATATACCAGGAAGTGGTGATTATCAAGTGGCGGCG ATTCTTTCAGCCCCGTTACCTTCAAAAAGACAACAGACTCAAATTGCTACAAACGACACTCTCTCTGTACCAACTGAAGATGCAGATGATCTCACTGCTACAAACGTTCCCGATCTCCTTGCGAATGAACAAACATGGCCtacggaagaagaaatggcGGGCGGCATGGAGCGCACAGTTGAAGAACCTGTTGTGAAAAAAAGGGTGAAGAGAGTGCCCAAGGGAACTAGCGCTTATCAGGCTGCCTGGATcgtggatgatgatgaagagggggatGCGGAGGACCTAAGCGATGACGAGAGCATGGCTGCATCTGGCGACGAGGCTGCGTCCGCAGGAGAGAGAAGTGTTacggaagacgaggaagagtttgaggatgtcGAGGTTGACTCTAGGCAAGAGGCTGCCCACAAGGATCTTGATCCGGAacaagaggaagcaga CTATGAAGCTTACCTGAAGGAACGTTCTAAGGCTGATAAAGAAGACGCTATGTTCCCCGACGAAGTTGACACCCCTCGTCATATTCCTGCCAGAACAAGGTTTCAGCGTTACCGAGGGTTGAAGAGCTTCCGAACAAGCCCCTGGGACCCCTACGAGGATTTACCCATTGACTATGCTAAGATTTTCCAGTTTGAAAATTTTGCGGCCACAAGCAAGAGAATTCAACTGGAAGGAGCACGCGATGGTGTCAAG ACTGGAACCAGGGTCattcttgttcttcgtGATGTGCCCCGTTCAGTCATTGTAGACCGGGAAACTGGTGTCCCCTTCATCGTACATGGTCTTCTGAGGCACGAACATAAACAATCAGTCCtgcattttgttgttcAAAGGAACACCGAGTACACTGAGCCAGTGAAGGCCAAA GAACCCTTGGTTTTATGTGTCGGTCCCAGAAGATACGTTGTGCGACCTTTATACTCTCAGCATGTTagaggaggtggaaaaGGTGCCAACAATGTGCACAAATCAGAGAAGTTTTTGAGGCCAGGTGCTGCCACCGTCATGTCTATCTTTGGACCGATCTGCTTCGGCAAAAACCCCTGcttgttgatgaaggacCGAGGTACCAAAGCGG TCCCTGATCTGGTAGCTATGGGAagcttcctctcttccgaTCCGACGCGCATCATCGCCAAAAGAATCATTCTCACTGGTCACCCCGTCAAGATCCACAAAAAGACTGCTACCATTCGATACATGTTCTTCAACCGCGAAGATATTGAATACTTCAAGTCTGTTCAACTCCATACAAAATACGGAAAGATTGGTAACATTAAAGAATCTCTCGGTACACACGGATACTTTAAAGCCCACTTTGACGGGCCTATTCAGCAGATGGATACTATCTGTATGAGTTTGTACAAAAGACAGTATCCCAAA TGGTCCGAAGAATTTCGTCCTGCCCAATTGGGTGTTGGTGCGATTGAgaaggctggagaagataTGATGGAGACAGACCAGTAG
- a CDS encoding xaa-Pro dipeptidase, whose amino-acid sequence MAQKYPARAHALKLIHELVKLIPDHERGKLHGIFLQGSPTLFRDDTDHEHPFHQEANFNYLSGIIHPKCSLAVFFSLPSTPSSSSVIEHHLFIPAADPAETMWSVAPPTLEVAKQVYDSDNITFSNNIPGVLVSAVKSGNGEVVLHVLPRTMEYPALPEVIDQIAGLRLESSYLFEALHIARLTKDEYEIDLIRQANRISSAAHEVVMRELGRFASTREKGGRDLKERTGKEAVREWEIESERDAEAVFVATCKRMGATDQAYMPIVASGTRSSTLHYVCNDRLFPSLPRKQGDVSFTHEVSRGCCGSDHNQPISSLLHNDAFLPQLLLIDAGCEWKGYASDITRTMPIGNGGKFAKEGGEIYELVLRMQKECEELVKPGVHWDTIHLHAHKVLIDGLLSLGIFTGSPEEILQSGITAAFFPHGLGHSIGLDTHDSLQYLRLIHKDLPPTTSSTPSKLYKYLRIRLPLTLNMVLTVEPGCYFAPQLMEEHGVWTSEFVVKGKLKEYVGIGGVRIEDVIVVREQGVENLTTVGREREWVEAVCSGAL is encoded by the exons ATGGCACAAAAGTACCCCGCTAGGGCCCATGCTCTCAAGCTGATTCACGAGCTTGTCAAACTGATCCCCGACCACGAACGTGGCAAG CTACATGGGATCTTTTTGCAGGGATCTCCCACTCTCTTCAGAGACGATACCGACCATGAACATCCCTTTC ACCAAGAAGCCAACTTCAACTATCTCTCTGGAATCATTCACCCCAAATGCTCTCTCGCcgtattcttctctctcccttccacgccttcttcgtcttcggTGATCGAGCaccatcttttcatcccGGCAGCTGACCCTGCCGAAACTATGTGGTCGGTTGCTCCCCCAACACTGGAAGTGGCCAAACAAGTGTACGACAGCGATAACATTACGTTTTCCAACAATATACCCGGCGTATTAGTGTCCGCTGTTAAGAGTGGCAATGGCGAGGTGGTACTCCATGTGCTTCCTAGGACTATGGAGTACCCGGCTTTGCCGGAAGTTATTGACCAGATTGCGGGTCTTCGACTCGAATCGTCATATCTGTTTGAAGCCCTTCACATTGCTCGTCTCACAAAGGACGAATATGAAATTGATTTGATTCGCCAGGCCAATCGAATTTCCAGTGCCGCTCATGAGGTTGTGATGCGCGAATTAGGAAGGTTCGCATCAACCAGAGAaaaaggcggaagagaTTTGAAAGAGAGGACTGGCAAGGAAGCAGTGAGGGAATGGGAGATTGAGAGCGAGAGGGATGCTGAGGCTGTCTTTGTGGCCACATGCAAGCGTATGGG GGCAACAGACCAGGCTTACATGCCTATTGTGGCAAGTGGCACTCGGTCAAGCACACTCCATTATGT CTGCAATGACCgtctcttcccatctcttccccGTAAGCAAGGAGACGTCTCCTTCACCCATGAGGTATCTCGTGGTTGCTGTGGCAGTGATCATAATCAacccatttcttctcttttgcaCAACGATGCTTTCCTTCCGCAATTGCTCTTGATTGATGCGGGATGtgaatggaagggatatGCGTCCGATATCACGAGAACAATGCCCATCGGGAATGGCGGCAAGTTCGCAAAGGAGGGTGGTGAGATCTACGAATTGGTTTTGAGGATGCAAAAG GAATGTGAAGAGCTGGTTAAACCGGGAGTTCACTGGGACACCATTCACCTCCATGCTCACAAAGTGCTAATCGATGGCTTACTCTCTCTTGGCATCTTCACCGGATCTCCAGAAGAAATCCTTCAAAGCGGTATCACTgctgccttcttccctcatgGGCTTGGTCACTCTATCGGTCTCGATACCCACGATTCTCTGCAGTATCTCCGTCTTATTCACAAAGACCTCCCGCcaacaacatcttccactccttcaAAGCTCTACAAATACCTTCGTATCCGCTTACCTCTGACACTCAACATGGTTCTCACAGTTGAACCAGGCTGTTATTTTGCTCCGCAACTTATGGAAGAACATGGCGTCTGGACAAGCGAGTTTGTGGTCAAGGGCAAGTTGAAAGAATATGTAGGCATTGGAGGAGTCAGAATTGAGGACGTCATTGTCGTTAGGGAGCAGGGAGTAGAGAACCTGACCACcgttggaagagagagagagtggGTCGAAGCGGTTTGCTCTGGAGCTCTTTGA
- a CDS encoding protein arginine N-methyltransferase 3: protein MSYKVTSAAPPSISSSSSVSSDDSDDRCSDWASSFGDARQTKSLFDDTILPTQELAVQYDRDNWNFDLKEVCEKLGLDLLGRIRLINLIRNAGLDKDQISALEADDPLLKDDNLLIPVIPDDPLLQYDFDDSWSDDDDEPSQAPSAGPSKDAQSLESQKVTLLEAELEKARKDLAAMQLLVTKTIGSEDDEPEETQVKVDGRGKGKGKGKAVERDDDTHYFHSYEENDIHEIMLKDTVRTVSYARFLLSNPQVFKGAVVMDVGCGTGILSMLAAKAGAKHVYAIEASGLAVKARENIQKNGFANVITVIQGKVEDIQLPVKEVDVIVSEWMGYMLLYESMLDSVLVARDRFLAPNGLMAPSQTRLVLSAITGDRVCRERVNFWNSVYGFDLSTMNAVGFDEGLTEVVDEEEVVTTESIVRDINSHDATVKSLDFHSPFTLSSTSDKPTTVRAFLTHFDTFFSPLSGSASHFPASHPVDIRQFGDDEYTSPVEPLTPSSGKTGVEVSFTTGPRGKYTHWKQVVFLVRNPIELAPGEEIVGQFRCKKSDTNSRELDVEIHWAKGKKGEEGERTYTVQAYKVR from the exons ATGTCATACAAGGTCACTTCAGCTGCCCCTCCGtctatttcttcttcttcctccgtcTCCTCTGATGACAGCGACGACAGGTGCTCCGACTGGGCCTCCTCTTTCGGCGACGCTCGTCAGACAAAGTCCCTCTTTGACGACACTATCCTCCCTACCCAAGAGCTTGCCGTGCAGTATGATCGAGATAATTGGAATTTTGACCTAAAGGAAGTTTGTGAGAAGCTTGGATTAGACTTGTTGGGCAGAATCAGGTTGATCAACTTGATCAGAAATGCT GGCTTGGACAAGGACCAAATCTCTGCGCTCGAGGCTGATGATCCTCTTTTGAAGGACGACAATCTTCTTATCCCTGTCATCCCTGATGACCCTCTTTTGC AATATGACTTTGACGACTCTTGGtcagatgatgacgacgagccttctcaagctcccTCTGCTGGCCCTTCAAAAGATGCTCAATCTCTTGAATCTCAAAAAGTGACACTTCTCGAAGCCGAGCTGGAAAAGGCGAGGAAAGACCTTGCAGCGATGCAGTTATTGGTCACCAAGACTATCGGATCAGAGGACGATGAACCCGAGGAGACACAGGTCAAGgtagatggaagaggaaagggaaaggggaaggggaaggcggttgaaagggatgatgataccCATTATTTTCATTCTTACGAAGAGAATG ACATTCATGAAATCATGCTCAAGGATACTGTCCGAACAGTTTCTTATGCCCGATTTCTTTTATCGAATCCTCAAGTTTTCAAGGGTGCTGTTGTGATGGATGTTGGGTGTGGTACCGGTATCTTGTCCA TGCTCGCTGCCAAGGCCGGGGCCAAGCACGTATATGCCATCGAAGCCTCCGGTTTGGCTGTCAAGGCTCGAGAGAACATTCAGAAAAATGGGTTTGCCAATGTGATCACTGTCATCCAAGGCAAAGTGGAGGATATCCAGCTCCCTGTCAAGGAAGTGGACGTTATCGTTAGCGAGTGGATGGGCTACATGTTGCTCTACGAATCCATGCTTGACTCTGTCTTGGT CGCTCGCGACCGATTCCTTGCGCCCAACGGTCTCATGgctccttctcaaacacGCCTCGTCCTCAGTGCCATCACCGGTGACCGTGTTTGCCGCGAGAGGGTCAACTTTTGGAACTCTGTGTACGGCTTTGACCTTTCGACGATGAATGCTGTCGGTTTCGACGAGGGTCTCACTGAAGTTgtcgatgaggaggaggttgtgACCACCGAGTCGATCGTGCGCGACATCAACTCTCACGACGCTACCGTCAAATCCCTTGATTTCCACTCTCCCTTCACtctctcatcaacatcagaCAAGCCGACTACCGTCCGCGCCTTCCTCACTCACTTTGacacattcttctcccctctcaGTGGCAGTGCTTCTCACTTTCCTGCCAGCCACCCTGTCGACATTCGACAGTTTGGTGACGACGAGTACACTAGCCCTGTAGAGCCGCTCACCCCGTCTTCTGGAAAGACGGGAGTCGAAGTGAGTTTCACCACCGGCCCCAGGGGCAAATACACCCACTGGAAGCAGGTCGTCTTTCTTGTTCGCAACCCTATCGAGCTCGCTCCcggagaggagattgtGGGCCAGTTCAGGTGTAAAAAGTCAGACACCAACTCGCGAGAACTGGATGTGGAGATTCACTGGGccaaggggaagaagggagaggaaggggagaggacATATACTGTGCAAGCGTACAAGGTTCGTTAG
- a CDS encoding V-type proton ATPase catalytic subunit A, protein MAGAMERAKRDLPKIRDEERETMFGTVFSVSGPVVIGENMRGCAMYELVRVGHDELVGEVIRIEADRATIQVYEETSGVTVGDPVLRTGKPLSVELGPGLMTNIYDGIQRPLKAIQEKSQSIYIPRGINTESLSREIKWDFNPANLNVGDHIAGGDIFGSVYENSLVDNHRIMLPPRAMGTITRIAEKGSYTVEDVVLETEFQGKTTQHTMMQLWPVRAPRPVAEKESASYPLFTGQRVLDALFPCVQGGTTAIPGAFGCGKTVISQALSKFSNSDIIIYVGCGERGNEMAEVLADFPELTLERNGREEPIMKRTALVANTSNMPVAAREASIYTGITLSEYFRDQGNNVAMMADSTSRWAEALREISGRLAEMPADSGYPAYLGAKLAGFYERAGKVSCLGSPSRYGTVSIVGAVSPPGGDFSDPVTSATLGIVQVFWGLSKSLAQRKHFPSVDWNLSYSKYLKILDPHYEKNNPGFIDLRTKAKEILQKEQDLAEIVQLVGKSALGESDKITLEVARMLKDDFLQQNGISEYDRYCPFYKTSGMLKNFVAFYDGSQRAIETSDMTFAQVRDATSDIMFKLSQMKFESPNTQSEEEIQAKFDALHNEIGETFRRLQE, encoded by the exons ATG GCAGGCGCAATGGAACGCGCAAAGCGCGATCTTCCCAAG ATCCGTGATGAGGAGCGCGAGACCATGTTCGGCACCGTCTTCTC GGTGTCAGGTCCTGTCGTTATTGGTGAGAACATGCGAGGTTGTGCGATGTATGAATTAGTCCGAGTCGGTCACGACGAGCTTGTCGGAG AGGTCATCCGAATCGAGGCCGATCGTGCGACCATTCAAGTATACGAGGAGACTTCTGGTGTGACTGTTGGTGATCCTGTGTTGAGGACGGGAAAGCCATTGTCTGTTGAACTTGGTCCCGGTCTCATGACCAATATCTACGA TGGTATTCAGCGACCTCTCAAGGCTATTCAGGAGAAATCTCAAAGTATCTATATCCCTC GTGGTATCAACACCGAATCCCTCAGTCGAGAGATCAAATGGGACTTTAACCCTGCTAACCTCAACGTCGGAGACCACATTGCTGGCGGTGATATCTTTGGTAGCGTCTACGAAAATTCTTTGGTGGATAACCACAGGATTATGTTACCACCTAGGGCCATGGGTACTATCACCAGGATCGCTGAGAAGGGTAGCTACACTGTCGAG GATGTCGTGCTTGAAACCGAGTTCCAGGGCAAAACTACCCAACACACAATGATGCAGCTTTGGCCCGTGCGAGCCCCTCGACCAGTagctgaaaaggagagcGCTAGCTACCCCCTGTTTACTGGTCAGCGAGTCTTAGATGCTCTTTTCCCCTGTGTTCAGGGTGGTACTACTGCTATTCCTGGTGCTTTCGGCTG TGGCAAGACAGTTATT AGTCAAGCGTTATCCAAGTTCTCCAACTctgatatcatcatctatgTCGGTTGCGGTGAACGCGGTAATG AAATGGCCGAGGTTTTGGCTGAT TTCCCCGAGCTTACTCTTGAGCGTAACGGTCGAGAGGAACCTATCATGAAGCGTACCGCACTTGTTGCCAACACCTCCAACATGCCTGTCGCTGCGCGAGAAGCCTCCATTTACACCGGTATCACCCTTTCTGAATACTTCCGTGACCAGGGCAACAATGTCGCCATGATGGCCGACTCCACTTCTCGATGGGCTGAAGCTCTTCGAGAGATCTCTGGTCGTCTTGCTGAAATGCCCGCCGACTCTGGTTACCCTGCGTACCTTGGTGCCAAACTCGCTGGTTTCTACGAGCGGGCGGGCAAGGTTTCTTGTTTGGGTAGCCCTTCCAGATACGGTACAGTCTCCATTGTCGGAGCTGTATCCCCCCCCGGTGGTGACTTCTCCGACCCCGTTACGAGTGCCACCCTCGGTATCGTGCAAGTGTTCTGGGGTCTTTCCAAGTCTCTTGCTCAAAGGAAGCATTTCCCATCCGTCGACTGGAACCTTTCCTACTCTAAATACCTCAAGATCCTCGATCCTCATTACGAGAAGAACAATCCTGGTTTCATCGATCTTAGGaccaaggccaaggagattTTACAAAAGGAGCAGGATTTGGCGGAGATTGTGCAGCTGGTCGGAAAGAGTGCTTTGGGAGAGAGCGATAAGATTACTCTAGAAGTGGCCAGAATGCTCAAG GATGACTTCCTTCAGCAAAATGGTATCTCTGAATACGATCGATACTGTCCCTTCTACAAGACCTCTGGGATGCTCAAGAACTTTGTGGCCTTCTACGATGGATCTCAACGTGCTATCGAGACTAGTGATATGACTTTTGCTCAG GTTCGCGACGCTACCTCTGACATCATGTTCAAACTCTCTCAGATGAAGTTTGAATCGCCCAACACACAgagcgaggaggaaattCAGGCTAAATTCGACGCTTTGCACAATGAGATTGGCGAGACTTTCAGGAGATTGCAAGAGTAA